The following are encoded together in the Desulfobotulus pelophilus genome:
- the zapB gene encoding cell division protein ZapB, which translates to MERDVVLSRFDAIESKVERLLAHCRALEEERESLKVELADTNARLEEMIHKDSERVQDEQAMQKKIDALLERLNAF; encoded by the coding sequence TTGGAAAGAGATGTGGTTTTAAGCCGATTTGATGCAATAGAATCCAAGGTGGAGCGTTTGCTTGCGCATTGCAGAGCCCTTGAAGAGGAGCGCGAATCCCTGAAGGTGGAACTTGCGGACACGAATGCCCGGCTTGAAGAAATGATACATAAAGATTCTGAGCGGGTGCAGGATGAACAGGCAATGCAGAAAAAAATAGATGCACTCCTGGAGCGGCTTAATGCCTTTTAA
- a CDS encoding cell division protein ZapA, with amino-acid sequence MDTIVTIHMFGEVYKFKAEAGVADANEVAEFLMEELARVEKDLGAQAKTVTKTAKLLLATMNIANTYFNLKRQHVETVSELAERSDALLLALESVSVSPSAE; translated from the coding sequence TTGGATACCATCGTAACAATTCATATGTTTGGCGAGGTGTACAAGTTTAAGGCGGAGGCAGGTGTTGCCGATGCGAACGAGGTCGCCGAGTTTCTGATGGAAGAGCTTGCACGGGTTGAAAAAGACCTGGGGGCTCAGGCTAAAACCGTTACCAAGACGGCCAAGCTTCTGTTGGCCACCATGAATATTGCCAATACATATTTTAATCTTAAACGGCAGCATGTGGAAACGGTGTCAGAACTGGCGGAACGATCGGATGCCTTGCTGCTGGCTTTGGAGTCGGTTTCTGTTTCTCCGTCTGCAGAATGA